The Vicia villosa cultivar HV-30 ecotype Madison, WI linkage group LG1, Vvil1.0, whole genome shotgun sequence genome includes a region encoding these proteins:
- the LOC131634168 gene encoding palmitoyl-acyl carrier protein thioesterase, chloroplastic has protein sequence MVATGAASSFFPVTASLPDSGGNKLGGGQANIGGLKSKPASSGGLQVKANAQAPPKINGTKVSTSVDNFKYEDLLPSSQSSKTFINQLPDWSMLLAAITTIFLAAEKQWMMLDWKPRRSDMLIDPFGIGKIVQDGLVFSENFSIRSYEIGADRTASIDTIMNHLQETALNHVKIVGLLGDGFGSTPEMCKKNLIWVVARMQVAVDRYPTWGDVVHVETWVSASGKNGMRRDWLLRDYNTGEVLTRASSVWVMMNKHTRKLSKIPEEVREEIGSFFVESAPILEEDDRKLNKLDDSTADYIRSGLSPRWSDLDVNQHVNNVKYIGWILESAPQAILESHELCGMTMEYRRECGKDSVLQSLTAVSDADVGNLAQSGHIECKHLLRLEDGAEIVRARTKWRPKRVNNFDFANQVPAGST, from the exons ATGGTGGCCACTGGTGCTGCATCTTCATTTTTCCCTGTTACTGCATCCTTGCCGGACTCTGGTGGTAACAAACTTGGTGGTGGGCAAGCGAACATTGGCGGGCTTAAATCTAAACCCGCGTCTTCTGGTGGCTTGCAAGTAAAGGCAAATGCCCAAGCCCCTCCAAAGATTAATGGAACCAAGGTTTCTACATCTGTAGATAACTTTAAGTATGAGGATTTGTTGCCTTCGTCGCAATCCTCAAAGACTTTTATCAACCAGTTACCTGACTGGAGCATGCTTCTTGCTGCTATCACTACAATTTTCTTGGCAGCTGAGAAGCAGTGGATGATGCTTGACTGGAAGCCAAGACGGTCTGACATGCTTATTGACCCCTTTGGTATAGGCAAAATTGTTCAGGATGGTCTTGTGTTCAGTGAAAACTTTTCTATTAGGTCGTATGAAATTGGTGCGGATCGAACGGCGTCTATAGACACGATAATGAATCATTTACAG GAAACTGCACTTAATCATGTTAAGATTGTGGGGCTTCTTGGTGATGGCTTTGGTTCTACGCCTGAAATGTGCAAAAAGAACTTGATATGGGTAGTTGCGCGGatgcaagttgctgttgatcgtTATCCTACGTG gggAGATGTTGTTCATGTAGAAACTTGGGTGTCTGCATCAGGCAAGAATGGTATGCGTCGTGATTGGCTTTTACGCGACTATAATACCGGTGAAGTCTTGACGAGAGCCTCTAG TGTTTGGGTCATGATGAATAAGCATACCAGAAAGCTGTCCAAAATTCCAGAAGAAGTCAGAGAGGAGATAGGATCTTTTTTTGTGGAATCTGCTCCAATTCTGGAAGAGGATGACAGAAAACTCAATAAACTTGATGACAGTACAGCGGATTATATCCGCTCGGGTTTAAGT CCTAGATGGAGTGATCTAGATGTCAATCAGCATGTTAACAATGTGAAGTACATTGGCTGGATTCTGGAG AGTGCTCCACAGGCAATCTTGGAGAGTCATGAGCTTTGTGGCATGACTATGGAGTACAGGAGGGAGTGTGGCAAGGACAGTGTGCTCCAGTCCTTGACCGCTGTTTCTGATGCTGATGTTGGCAATCTAGCTCAAAGCGGACACATTGAGTGCAAGCATTTGCTTCGACTTGAAGATGGTGCTGAAATTGTGAGGGCTAGGACTAAGTGGAGGCCAAAACGTGTGAACAACTTTGATTTTGCAAATCAGGTGCCAGCAGGTAGCACCTAA